The Buteo buteo chromosome 3, bButBut1.hap1.1, whole genome shotgun sequence genome has a window encoding:
- the TPD52 gene encoding tumor protein D52 isoform X2 → MEPPRDQGLLRSDSIPEVGEDAAATVDMAETLSEEEQDELRKELAKVEEEIQTLSQVLAAKEKHLAEIKRKLGINSLQELRQNITKSWQDVTSTTAYKKTSETLSQAGQKASAAFSSVGSVITKKFEDVRNSPTFKSFEEKVENLKSKVGGSKPAGGDFGEVLNSAANASATETIAEQTQEETH, encoded by the exons GGCTGCTGAGAAGTGACTCTATACCTGAGGTTggagaggatgctgctgctACAGTTGATATGGCAGAAACACTCTCCGAAGAAGAACAGGATGAGCTAAGAAAAGAGCTTGCTAAG GTGGAAGAGGAAATCCAGACGCTCTCACAAGTGCTAGCTGCCAAAGAGAAGCATCTAGCAGAAATCAAGAGAAAGCTGGGAATTAACTCCTTACAGGAACTAAGGCAGAACATTACCAAAAGCTGGCAAGATGTTACATCAACTACAGC ATACAAGAAAACGTCAGAAACCCTGTCTCAGGCTGGTCAGAaggcttctgctgctttttcatctgTTGGTTCAGTCATAACCAAGAAGTTTGAAGATGTCAG aaaTTCTCCTACTTTCAAATCGTTTGAGGAAAAAGTTGAAAACTTAAAG TCTAAAGTTGGAGGAAGCAAACCTGCTGGGGGAGACTTTGGAGAAGTTCTCAACTCTGCTGCCAATGCCAGTGCCACAGAAACTATTGCAGAACAGACACAGGAGGAGACCCACTGA
- the TPD52 gene encoding tumor protein D52 isoform X1, with protein MLRWKKRMATCSEFSGMDLYEDYKSPFDFNAGVNRNYLYLSPGINLSPPGSPTLAKSGLLRSDSIPEVGEDAAATVDMAETLSEEEQDELRKELAKVEEEIQTLSQVLAAKEKHLAEIKRKLGINSLQELRQNITKSWQDVTSTTAYKKTSETLSQAGQKASAAFSSVGSVITKKFEDVRLQAFSHSFSIRSIQHSISMPIMRNSPTFKSFEEKVENLKSKVGGSKPAGGDFGEVLNSAANASATETIAEQTQEETH; from the exons atGCTTCGGTGGAAGAAGAGGATGGCTacatgctctgaattttctggCATGGATCTATATGAGGATTACAAATCGCCCTTTGATTTCAATGCTGGAGTGAACAGAAACTATCTTTACCTGTCGCCTGGCATAAACCTTTCTCCACCTGGATCACCTACGCTGGCAAAGTCTG GGCTGCTGAGAAGTGACTCTATACCTGAGGTTggagaggatgctgctgctACAGTTGATATGGCAGAAACACTCTCCGAAGAAGAACAGGATGAGCTAAGAAAAGAGCTTGCTAAG GTGGAAGAGGAAATCCAGACGCTCTCACAAGTGCTAGCTGCCAAAGAGAAGCATCTAGCAGAAATCAAGAGAAAGCTGGGAATTAACTCCTTACAGGAACTAAGGCAGAACATTACCAAAAGCTGGCAAGATGTTACATCAACTACAGC ATACAAGAAAACGTCAGAAACCCTGTCTCAGGCTGGTCAGAaggcttctgctgctttttcatctgTTGGTTCAGTCATAACCAAGAAGTTTGAAGATGTCAG ACTACAGGCATTTTCACATTCCTTTAG TATACGGTCCATACAACATTCAATTAGCATGCCTATTATGAG aaaTTCTCCTACTTTCAAATCGTTTGAGGAAAAAGTTGAAAACTTAAAG TCTAAAGTTGGAGGAAGCAAACCTGCTGGGGGAGACTTTGGAGAAGTTCTCAACTCTGCTGCCAATGCCAGTGCCACAGAAACTATTGCAGAACAGACACAGGAGGAGACCCACTGA